The Acidicapsa acidisoli genome contains a region encoding:
- a CDS encoding Vgb family protein, which yields MRNLSHLVFAVSQQLRSISRCTLAFAIFVFPSLSCVAQDNDGFPKKTGALEPGVQHPMSEIVPDAVFLVSGHPDWLAVTDDALWVTSSSVNHVVRLNATTNKPDAMITLQKPCSGLAIGFGSLWIPSCGSHNLVRAEPKTGAIQATIPAAPADSEGGITTGAGSVWLVTSAAGELDRVDPATNAVVARITIPKGSFNPIFAGDSVWIASNEGNSLVRVDPATNKVIGITPIGPKPRFLTVGEGSVWVLNQGDGTVSRVDEATGKLLATIPVGIPGLGGEIAYGGGSVWATVFGYPITRIDPAKNKVVQQWVGRGGDSIRYAHGSVWLTFLTGAKVWRLRVPAA from the coding sequence ATGCGAAATCTATCTCACCTCGTCTTCGCTGTGTCTCAGCAACTCAGATCTATCAGCCGGTGCACTCTTGCCTTCGCGATATTTGTCTTCCCGTCATTGTCTTGCGTAGCGCAAGACAATGACGGCTTTCCCAAGAAGACCGGCGCGCTCGAGCCTGGCGTGCAGCACCCGATGAGCGAAATCGTCCCTGACGCGGTCTTTCTGGTCAGTGGTCACCCGGACTGGCTCGCCGTCACCGACGATGCCCTGTGGGTCACCAGTTCAAGCGTCAACCACGTCGTCCGGCTCAACGCCACCACCAACAAGCCTGACGCCATGATCACGCTGCAAAAGCCGTGTTCGGGCCTCGCCATTGGCTTTGGCAGTCTCTGGATCCCGAGTTGCGGCTCGCACAACCTCGTCCGTGCCGAACCCAAAACAGGCGCGATTCAAGCCACTATTCCAGCCGCCCCTGCGGACTCGGAGGGCGGCATCACCACCGGCGCCGGAAGCGTGTGGCTCGTAACTTCGGCTGCTGGCGAACTGGACCGGGTTGACCCGGCAACCAATGCAGTTGTGGCACGAATCACCATCCCCAAAGGCTCATTTAACCCTATTTTTGCAGGCGATTCCGTATGGATCGCAAGCAATGAAGGTAATTCGCTTGTGCGTGTTGACCCAGCAACCAACAAGGTCATTGGCATCACACCGATCGGCCCGAAGCCTCGTTTTCTCACTGTAGGTGAAGGATCAGTTTGGGTTCTTAATCAAGGCGACGGCACCGTCTCCCGCGTCGATGAGGCGACCGGCAAGCTGCTTGCAACCATCCCCGTCGGCATTCCCGGCCTCGGGGGAGAAATTGCCTACGGTGGTGGATCAGTGTGGGCCACCGTCTTCGGTTATCCCATCACCCGCATCGATCCCGCGAAAAATAAGGTCGTCCAACAGTGGGTAGGGCGAGGGGGTGACAGCATCCGCTACGCTCACGGTTCGGTCTGGCTTACCTTCCTGACCGGAGCCAAGGTTTGGCGACTGCGAGTGCCTGCAGCCTGA
- a CDS encoding LysR family transcriptional regulator, translating to MDFEQLKTFQFVSRLKSFSRAADNLGVTQPAISAQIRSLENEVGARLFDREGGKVTFTAAGRLFEPFAEHCLQCHSHILAGISELYHSPRGEISVSTSEAISLYVLPSVFAQFKKLYSRVHLSIVRSERSRTLESVFSREVDFGIVSMPVKDSRLLIHSIHKDEVVLVTALTHPLAERDTVKLDEILQYPLLMMKHGRQRERINHFFQSRDVQPRIAMELESSELQKRLIGAGIGIGFLPHTNVCADEAAGLLKTMRVEGMRIQRELALVFRKDKMLTRAAHTFLEVATNGVRSVPPVTKMKSRFA from the coding sequence ATGGACTTTGAGCAACTCAAGACCTTCCAATTTGTGAGCCGTTTGAAGAGTTTCTCGAGAGCTGCCGACAACCTCGGAGTTACGCAGCCGGCCATCTCCGCTCAGATCCGCTCACTGGAAAATGAAGTAGGTGCACGATTATTCGATCGGGAGGGAGGCAAAGTTACCTTTACCGCGGCCGGTCGGCTGTTTGAGCCTTTTGCCGAACACTGCTTACAGTGCCACAGCCACATTCTCGCCGGGATCAGCGAGCTTTACCATTCTCCCCGAGGTGAAATTTCCGTCAGCACTAGCGAAGCAATCAGTTTGTATGTTCTCCCCTCGGTCTTTGCGCAGTTTAAGAAGCTGTATAGCCGGGTTCATCTCAGCATTGTCCGTTCCGAGCGCTCCCGCACATTGGAGTCTGTGTTCAGCCGCGAGGTTGACTTCGGCATCGTTTCTATGCCGGTCAAGGATAGCCGCCTGTTGATCCACAGCATCCACAAGGATGAGGTGGTTCTCGTAACTGCATTGACCCATCCTCTGGCGGAAAGAGACACGGTCAAGCTGGATGAAATCCTCCAGTATCCGTTGCTGATGATGAAGCACGGCAGGCAGCGGGAAAGGATCAACCATTTTTTTCAAAGTCGTGACGTACAGCCGCGCATCGCAATGGAGCTGGAATCAAGCGAGCTGCAGAAGCGCTTGATTGGGGCAGGGATCGGCATCGGATTTCTACCCCACACCAACGTGTGTGCCGACGAGGCAGCAGGCCTATTGAAGACGATGAGAGTGGAAGGCATGAGGATTCAACGCGAACTCGCGCTTGTTTTTCGCAAGGACAAGATGCTTACCCGAGCGGCCCACACGTTTCTTGAGGTCGCGACCAATGGTGTGCGATCGGTTCCCCCGGTAACAAAGATGAAGAGCCGGTTCGCATAG
- a CDS encoding glutathione peroxidase, with amino-acid sequence MRIRHCTMLGVLFCLQWTLLWSSTPPAHKTVYDYSLVGLDGKEVPLSAYKGKVLLIVNIASKSIYKNQISALGEIQKAYSDKGLIVVGIPSSDFGAQELVDNTAIQHYYIDDQHVVFQIFSKASLRGKDCIPLIHFLTDAKEGTGGGEVHWNFTKFLVDRQGQPVLRFETDSDPADPEFRVKLEQVLDGTFKKKDSAPKESKQASDDNDDDGE; translated from the coding sequence ATGAGAATCAGGCATTGCACCATGCTTGGGGTTCTGTTTTGTCTTCAATGGACATTGTTATGGAGCAGCACCCCGCCTGCGCACAAGACTGTTTACGATTACTCCCTGGTAGGTTTGGACGGCAAGGAAGTGCCTCTATCCGCATATAAGGGGAAGGTTCTGCTGATTGTGAATATCGCGAGCAAGTCTATTTACAAAAATCAAATCAGCGCGCTCGGAGAGATTCAGAAGGCTTACTCGGACAAAGGTCTGATTGTCGTCGGCATTCCTTCCAGCGATTTCGGAGCCCAGGAATTGGTGGACAACACAGCCATTCAGCACTATTACATCGATGATCAACATGTTGTTTTCCAGATTTTTTCGAAGGCCTCACTGCGCGGCAAGGACTGCATTCCTCTGATCCATTTTCTGACGGACGCTAAGGAAGGCACAGGTGGCGGAGAAGTCCATTGGAACTTTACGAAGTTTCTTGTGGATAGACAGGGACAACCGGTTCTTCGCTTTGAAACTGATAGTGATCCCGCTGATCCGGAGTTTCGCGTCAAGTTGGAGCAGGTGCTGGACGGTACTTTTAAGAAGAAGGACTCGGCGCCCAAGGAGAGCAAGCAGGCATCGGATGACAACGATGATGACGGCGAATGA
- the atzF gene encoding allophanate hydrolase, whose translation MDITSLDLSYKNKITSPTRVVREIYSQIRAEGKSPIWITLVDEEHNLARARELENQSDLAKLPLFGIPFAVKDNFDVAGLPTTAACPAYSRIANEMAAAVQRLLDAGAILIGKTNMDQFATGLVGTRTPCGICSSVFDEQFISGGSSSGSAVAVAKGLVSFSLGTDTAGSGRVPAAFNQLVGMKPTRGLVSTTGLLPACRTLDCVSVFAETCADAARVLSIIANFDASDPYSRKANPGEGATPWVASRFRFGVPTEDTLEFFGDQQARASYDKAIEAMTRLGGELVRFNYEPFRSAANLLYSGPWVAERLAALHDFAFEHADAMDPTVAKIVSGAQRFSAVDAFLAEYRLRELRRSTEAIFDSVDILLLPTTPTIYTIAEVQAAPIELNTNLGYYTNFVNLLDLAAVAIPSSLREDGLPFGVSLIGRAFTDNGLLAIADKLHREQVLTIGGSERLLAQTPAISASPAPNACILLAVVGAHLSGQPLNWQLTTRKARFVRTVRTLPSYQLYVLPNSTPAKPGLVYAPGFAGFGIELEVWAMPEDTVGTFLNGIPAPLSLGTVHLEDDTSVKGFLCEPSGIVGAEEITHLGGWRAYLEGKR comes from the coding sequence GTGGACATTACTTCACTTGATCTTTCTTATAAGAATAAGATTACTTCACCTACCAGAGTCGTTCGCGAGATTTACTCGCAGATACGCGCCGAGGGAAAAAGTCCCATTTGGATTACACTCGTCGATGAAGAGCACAACCTGGCGCGAGCAAGAGAACTCGAAAATCAAAGTGATTTAGCCAAACTCCCGCTCTTCGGTATTCCATTCGCAGTCAAAGATAACTTTGATGTCGCGGGCCTTCCCACCACGGCCGCATGCCCCGCCTACTCGCGAATCGCTAACGAAATGGCCGCGGCCGTGCAGCGACTTCTCGATGCCGGTGCCATCCTGATCGGAAAGACCAACATGGACCAATTTGCCACCGGCCTCGTCGGAACCCGAACTCCCTGCGGCATCTGCTCCAGCGTCTTTGACGAACAGTTTATCTCCGGAGGCTCGAGCTCCGGCTCAGCGGTAGCTGTTGCCAAAGGTCTTGTCAGCTTTTCTTTAGGCACGGATACTGCAGGCTCTGGCCGTGTGCCGGCAGCATTCAATCAGTTGGTCGGCATGAAGCCCACACGAGGACTCGTCAGCACCACAGGTCTTCTGCCCGCTTGTCGCACTCTGGATTGCGTCTCCGTCTTCGCGGAGACTTGTGCCGATGCCGCTCGCGTTCTGAGTATCATCGCCAACTTCGACGCCAGCGATCCATATTCCCGCAAAGCGAACCCCGGCGAAGGCGCCACTCCCTGGGTCGCTTCCAGATTCAGATTCGGCGTTCCGACGGAAGACACATTGGAGTTCTTCGGGGATCAACAAGCGCGGGCAAGTTATGACAAGGCAATCGAAGCGATGACGCGCCTGGGTGGCGAATTGGTGCGCTTCAACTACGAGCCATTCCGCTCCGCCGCCAATCTTCTCTACAGTGGGCCATGGGTCGCCGAACGACTTGCCGCGCTTCACGATTTCGCGTTCGAGCACGCCGATGCAATGGACCCCACGGTCGCAAAGATTGTTAGCGGAGCGCAACGATTCAGCGCGGTCGATGCCTTCCTCGCGGAATACAGATTGCGTGAACTGCGCAGAAGCACCGAAGCCATCTTCGACTCGGTAGATATACTGCTCTTGCCCACGACTCCAACGATTTATACGATCGCGGAAGTTCAGGCGGCTCCGATCGAATTGAACACCAACCTCGGCTACTATACCAACTTCGTCAATCTGCTCGACCTGGCCGCCGTAGCAATTCCTTCAAGCTTACGAGAAGACGGTCTGCCCTTCGGAGTATCGCTGATCGGTCGCGCATTCACCGACAACGGATTGCTCGCTATTGCCGATAAACTGCATCGCGAACAAGTCCTGACTATCGGTGGCTCGGAACGTCTTCTTGCCCAGACGCCCGCCATATCAGCCAGCCCTGCGCCGAATGCCTGCATCCTCTTGGCAGTTGTGGGAGCGCATCTCTCAGGTCAGCCATTAAACTGGCAACTTACAACCCGCAAAGCGCGCTTCGTTCGCACCGTCCGCACACTTCCCAGCTATCAACTCTATGTGCTGCCAAACTCCACGCCTGCAAAACCAGGGCTCGTTTATGCGCCCGGTTTCGCCGGTTTCGGCATCGAACTCGAAGTATGGGCAATGCCCGAAGATACAGTCGGCACATTCCTCAATGGGATTCCTGCACCTTTGTCTCTAGGCACCGTTCATCTCGAAGATGACACGAGCGTGAAAGGCTTCCTCTGCGAACCATCCGGAATCGTAGGCGCCGAGGAGATTACACATCTCGGTGGCTGGCGCGCCTATCTTGAAGGCAAAAGGTAG